From Micromonospora carbonacea:
GATCCGCAGCGCCTCCTGGGCGTCCACCATCCGACCCGACATGATCAGGTCCTTCGCGCGGGCCGGGCCGACGAGCCGGGCCAGCCGCTGCGTGCCGCCCGCGCCGGGGATGACGCCCAGCTTGATCTCCGGCTGGCCGAGCTTCGCGTCCTCGGCCACCACCCGCCAGTCGCACGCCAGGGCCAGCTCGCAGCCGCCGCCGAGGGCGTACCCGGTGATCGCGGCGACCACCGGCTTGGGGATCCGGGCGAACGCGCCCAGCGCGCCGGACAGGTCCGCCGCCCGCTCCGCCATGTCCACGTAGGACATGACGGCCATCTCCTTGATGTCCGCGCCGGCCGCGAAGACCTTCTCGCCGCCGTACACGATGACGGCGCGGACCCCGGGGTCCGCGGTGGCCTCCGCAGCGGCGGCGCGCAACTCCTCCTGGACCTGCTTGTTCAGCGCGTTCATCGGCGGCCGGTCCAACCGGATGGTGCCGATGCCGTCCTTGGTCTCCAGCCGCACGAACTCGCTCACGCTGCCCTCACTTCCTCGTCGAAGTCGCGTGCCAACCTTACGGCCCGGATCGTTGGGGCAGATAGTCTGATGTCCGCCCCTGCCCCACCGGAGGCCGCCATGGTCACGTACTACGACGACAGGTCGGTGCAGGTCACCTCCACGGCGGTGCGGGCGGACGGCCGGACGTACCCGCTGGCCGAGATCAGCGTGGTCTGGCACCTGCGCGGCAGCCGGTCCTGGCGGGTCCTCGCCGGCCGGGGCGCGATCGGCGCGGCGCTCGCCGCCCCGCTGGTCGCCGCCGCGCTGGGGGTGGCGCTCGCCCTGTGGCTGCACCGCTCGTTGACGGTCACGATCGCCATCGTGGGGGCCTCCGTGCTGGTCGGGCTCGCCGTCGGGCCGGTCGCCGACTTCCTCTTCGAGCGCCTGGACCGCTCGTACGCCCGGGGCAGCCGCCAGTGGGAGCTGTGGGCCCGTTGGCGGGGCCAGCCGGTGCGGCTGGTGCAGACGGGCGACGCGCTGCGCTTCGGGCAGATCTACCGGGCGGTGCAGCGGGCGGTGGAGGCGGGGCAGGCGGAGACAGGGCAGGCGGAGCGGTTCGGCCGGACCGGCGGCCGCCCGCCGGGAAGCGCCGTCAGGCCGTAGCGCCCCGGCGCGGACCCCGCCCGGCGCCCCGGCCCGCCCCGGCCCGTGCGCGGCGGGCCCGTGCCCGGCGGCCGTGCGCGGCGGCCCGAGGAAGGCGGCCCGTGCGCGGCGACCCGAGGGAGGCGGATCCCGCGCGGCCCCGCCCAGCAAGGGCTTCAGCCAGACTAGGGAGCTGATGTCGTAGCTGGATCAGGCTCCGGCCCGGCCCGGCCCGGCGCGGCCCGGCCCGGCGCGGCCGGTGCAGTGACCAGCCGGGAGAGGGCCCGGTGCGGGGCCGGACCGGGGCGGGGACGCCGTGCCCGGGGCGGGCGATGTCGTAGCTGACTCAGCTCCCTAGCGCGCCGAACATCCCTCGCCGGGCTGGGCGGGCACGCCCGGCGGCGGTTAGGCTTGGTGATGGCCATCTATTACCAGGACGACGCGGTGCAGGTGACCTCCGAGTCGATCCGGGTGGGTGGCCACACCATCCTGCTCACCGACGTCACCTACGTCTGGCACGCGCGCGGGCGCACGACCCTCGCCGTGCGCGGCCGGGTGATCGGTCGGGGCGTGCTGGTGCTCCTGCTGTCGCTCCCGCCGCTGGTGGCGCTGGTCTGCGTGGTGTCGCTCGCCTGGTCCGCGCAGGACCGGGGCAACTGGACCCTCGCCCTGATCATCCTGGCCGCCTGCGCGGTCGGCGCGCTGGCCCTGGTCCCGTTCCTGGAGGTGCCGCTCGGCTGGCTCGACCGCTCGTACGAGCGGGGCAACCGGGTCAACGAGCTGTGGGTGCAGCACCACGGGCGGGAGGTGATGCTGCTGAGCATGCCGGACGCGCTGCGGTTCGGGCAGATCTACCGCGCCGTGCAGCGGGCCGTGGAGCAGCAGGGCGACCGGGGCTGACCGGGCGGCACTGGCCCGCCCCGCGCACACTGGAGGGCATGGTGCTTCCCCTCCCCCGGCCGTCCGCCGTCGTCGGCCTCACCCGCTCCGCACTCGACCAGGCGCTCGGCTCGGCGGCCTCCGTCGCCGCCCTGCCGGCCCGCGCCTTCGCGCTGCTCGACGGGGTGGAGGCGCTGCTGCACCGGGTCAACGGGGTGGTGGACCGGATCGAGGGGACGCTGGACCGCACCGACCGGGTGCTCGACGACGCCGAGAGCGCCGTCCGGGAGGTCGCCGTGATCAGTGCCGCCGCGACCACCGCGATCGACACCGCCACCGAGGTCGCCGCCGCCGCGGCCGTGGTCGTCGGCGAGGCCGAGCGGGTCTCCGCCGCCGCCGGCACCGTGGTCGCCGAGGCCGGCGCGGTGGCCCACCACGCCGCGGGGACCGTGACCGCCGCCGCCGCGGCGGCCGGCACCGCGGCCGAACTGCTGGCCGCGTACGAGCCGGCGCTGCGCCGGGGCGCGCCGATGGCGGCCCGGTTCGTCGAGCAGCTCAGCCACGAGGAGGTGACCGCGGCCATCCGCCTCGTCGACGAGCTGCCCAAGCTCAGGGAGCACCTGACCGCCGACGTGCTGCCGATCCTGGCGACGCTGGACCGGGTGGGCCCCGACCTGCACGACCTGCTCGACGTCACCCGCGACCTGAAGCTCGCCGTGGCCGGCATCCCCGGCCTCGGCATGCTCCGCCGCCGGGGCGAGAAGCTGACCGACGAGTGAGCCGACCCGGCGGGTGGGGCCGACCGGGACGGGTCAGGCCGGGACGGGTCAGGCCGGGACGGGTCAGGCCGGCGGGGCGTAGAGCTGGTCGATCTCGGCCCGGCTGGGCAGGGCCACGGACGCGCCGAGCCGGCGTACGCAGGCCGCGCCGGCCGCCGCCGCCCAGTGCACCGCCGCCCGCAGGTCCCGCCCCTCGCCCCAGGCCACCGCGAGCGCGGCCGTGAACGCGTCCCCGGCGGCGGTCGAGTCGACCACCTCCACCCGCACCGCCGGGACGTGCACCGGCGCGGCGTCGCGCGCGACGTACCAGGCGCCCGCGCCGCCGAGGGTCAGCACCGCGCGGGGCACCAGCGCGAGCAGCGCGCCCGGGTCGTCGCGCCCGGCGCCGGTGAGCATGCGCGCCTCGGTCTCGTTGACCACCAGCAGGTCCACGGCGTCGAGCAGCTCCGCCGGCACGTGCCGGGCGGGCGCGGCGTTGAGGATCACCCGGGTGCCGGCGGCCCGGGCGGCCAGCGCCGCCTCGGTCACCGTCGCCACGGGGATCTCCAGCTGGGCGACCAGGACGTCCGCGTCGCGTACGGCGGAAAGCTCGGCCTCGGTGAGGCCGGTGAACGCGGCGTTCGCGCCGGGGGTGACCAGAATGGCGTTCTCGCCGTCGGCGCTGACCATCACCAGGGCGACGCCGGACGCCCCGTAGACCACCCGGAGATGTCCGGTGTCGACGCCCGCCGCCGTGATCCGCGCCCGCAGGGTCACCCCGAACGCGTCGGAGCCGATCGCGCCGAGGAAGGCGCAGGACGCCCCGGCCCGCGTGGCGGCGACCGCCTGGTTGGCCCCCTTGCCGCCGGGCACCATGACGAAGTCGCTGCCGAGCACCGTCTCGCCGGGGCGGGGCAGGGCCCCGGCGGTGGCCACCAGGTCCATGTTGGCGCTGCCCACGACGGCGACGCGGGTCTGCCGCACGGTTGCCTCCCTTGCTCCGGCCACTGCGGCCGCACGGACGCGGCTCAGGCGGAGCGGGCCGTCCAGCGGTCGCCGTGGCGCTCGACCGTCAGCGGCAGGCCGAAGGTCTTGGCGAGATTGTCGGCGGTGAGGGTGTCGCCGAGCAGCCCCTGGGCCACCACGACGCCCTCGCGCAGCAGCAGCGCGTGGGTGAACCCGGGCGGGATCTCCTCGACGTGGTGGGTGACCAGGACCAGCGCCGGGGCGTCGGGGTCGGCCGCCAGCTCGGCCAGCCGGGCCACCAGGTCCTCGCGCCCGCCCAGGTCGAGGCCGGCGGCGGGCTCGTCGAGCAGCAGCAGCTCGGGGTCGGTCATCAGCGCGCGGGCGATCTGCACCCGCTTGCGCTCCCCTTCGGACAGGGTGCCGAAGGCCCGGTCGGCGAGGTGCCCGACGCCGAGCTGGCCGAGCAGGGCGCGGGCCCGCGCCTCGTCGGCGGGGTCGTAGCTCTCCCGCCAGCGCCCGACCACCGACCAGGCGGCGGTGACCACCGCGTCGGTGACCAGCTCCTCGGCGGGCACCTGCCCGGCGAGGGCCGCGGTCGACAGGCCGATGCGGGTGCGCAGCTCGTTGATGTCGGTGCGGCCGATGCGCTCGCCCAGCACGTGGGCGACGCCGGTCGTCGGGTGCAGCCGGCCGGCGGCCAGGTTCAGCAGGGTGGTCTTGCCGGCCCCGTTGGGGCCCAGCACGACCCAGCGTTCGTCCAGCTCGACCCGCCAGTGCACGTCGTGCAGCAGCGCGGCGCCGGACCGGCGTACGGCGACGCCGTCCAGGCTGACCACCAGATCCGCGTCCACGGGGCTGGCGGCGGGGGCGGCGGCGGGGGCGCCGGGGATCAGGTCACCAGTCACCCGCCCATCCAACCACGCACCTCCGCACCGCCCCCCACGGGCGGCGTCCACGCCCTAGGGTGGGGCGCCGTGTCGTTGGTCACCGCACGGGGGAGGCGCGGATGTCACACCGGGAGCACGTCGGATGAGCGCGGTCATCGAGATCGAGGGGCTGCGCAAGACGTTCCACGGCCCGTACCGGAGCCGGCACGTCGCCGTGGACGGCTTCGACCTGCTGGTGGGGCGGGGCGAGGTGCACGGCTTCCTCGGGCCGAACGGCTCGGGTAAGACCACCACGCTGCGCGCCCTGCTCGGCCTGGTCCGCGCCGACTCCGGCAGGATGCGGCTGTTCGGCGAGGACGTCCCGCGCGCGCAGGCGCGGGTGGCCGCCAAGGTCGGCGCGATCGTGGAGACCCCGCAGTTCTTCGGCAACTTCACCGGGCACCGCACGCTGCGGCTGCTCGCCCTGGCCGGCGGGGTGCCGACCCGGCGGGTCGACGAGGTGCTGGCGCAGGTGGGGCTGCTCGACCGGGGCGAGGACGACGTGCGGGGCTACTCGCTGGGCATGCGGCAGCGGCTCGCGGTGGCCTCGGCGCTGCTCAAGGAGCCGGAGTTGCTGATTCTCGACGAGCCGGCGAACGGGCTGGACCCGGCCGGCATCCGGGAGATGCGGGACCTGATGCGGTCGCTGGCCGACGCGGGGATGACCGTCCTGCTGTCCAGCCACATCCTCGGCGAGATCCAGCTGATCTGCGACCACGTGACGATCGTCTCGGCGGGGCGGCGGGTGGCCTCCGGCCCGGTCGCGGAGGTCCTGGCCGGCCACGACCGACACGAGTGGCTGGTGCGCGTGCCGGAGCCCGAGCGGGCGGCGGAGCTGCTGCGCGCCGCCGACCTGATGGTGGACGAGCGCCCCGACCACCTGGTGGTCGGCGGGGTGTCCGACGCCGGCGAGGTCAGCCGGCTGCTCGGCGAGCAGGGGCTGTGGGTGCGCGAGCTGGTCCCGCTGCGGCCGGACCTGGAGAGCGTCTTCCTGGAGCTGACCGACGGCGGCACGCACGACGGGGAGGCAGGGGCATGAACCTGGTCCGGGCCGAGTGGGAACGGCTGGCGGCGCGCCGGTTCGTGCG
This genomic window contains:
- a CDS encoding DUF6232 family protein, translated to MVTYYDDRSVQVTSTAVRADGRTYPLAEISVVWHLRGSRSWRVLAGRGAIGAALAAPLVAAALGVALALWLHRSLTVTIAIVGASVLVGLAVGPVADFLFERLDRSYARGSRQWELWARWRGQPVRLVQTGDALRFGQIYRAVQRAVEAGQAETGQAERFGRTGGRPPGSAVRP
- a CDS encoding enoyl-CoA hydratase-related protein, translating into MSEFVRLETKDGIGTIRLDRPPMNALNKQVQEELRAAAAEATADPGVRAVIVYGGEKVFAAGADIKEMAVMSYVDMAERAADLSGALGAFARIPKPVVAAITGYALGGGCELALACDWRVVAEDAKLGQPEIKLGVIPGAGGTQRLARLVGPARAKDLIMSGRMVDAQEALRIGLADRVVPAADVYAAAVELVTPYLNGPVQALRAAKLAVDAGLDMDLTSGLAWETQLFAALFATDDRREGMAAFVEKRKPDFTGR
- a CDS encoding ribokinase, coding for MRQTRVAVVGSANMDLVATAGALPRPGETVLGSDFVMVPGGKGANQAVAATRAGASCAFLGAIGSDAFGVTLRARITAAGVDTGHLRVVYGASGVALVMVSADGENAILVTPGANAAFTGLTEAELSAVRDADVLVAQLEIPVATVTEAALAARAAGTRVILNAAPARHVPAELLDAVDLLVVNETEARMLTGAGRDDPGALLALVPRAVLTLGGAGAWYVARDAAPVHVPAVRVEVVDSTAAGDAFTAALAVAWGEGRDLRAAVHWAAAAGAACVRRLGASVALPSRAEIDQLYAPPA
- a CDS encoding DUF6232 family protein, which produces MAIYYQDDAVQVTSESIRVGGHTILLTDVTYVWHARGRTTLAVRGRVIGRGVLVLLLSLPPLVALVCVVSLAWSAQDRGNWTLALIILAACAVGALALVPFLEVPLGWLDRSYERGNRVNELWVQHHGREVMLLSMPDALRFGQIYRAVQRAVEQQGDRG
- a CDS encoding ABC transporter ATP-binding protein, whose amino-acid sequence is MTGDLIPGAPAAAPAASPVDADLVVSLDGVAVRRSGAALLHDVHWRVELDERWVVLGPNGAGKTTLLNLAAGRLHPTTGVAHVLGERIGRTDINELRTRIGLSTAALAGQVPAEELVTDAVVTAAWSVVGRWRESYDPADEARARALLGQLGVGHLADRAFGTLSEGERKRVQIARALMTDPELLLLDEPAAGLDLGGREDLVARLAELAADPDAPALVLVTHHVEEIPPGFTHALLLREGVVVAQGLLGDTLTADNLAKTFGLPLTVERHGDRWTARSA
- a CDS encoding ABC transporter ATP-binding protein; translation: MSAVIEIEGLRKTFHGPYRSRHVAVDGFDLLVGRGEVHGFLGPNGSGKTTTLRALLGLVRADSGRMRLFGEDVPRAQARVAAKVGAIVETPQFFGNFTGHRTLRLLALAGGVPTRRVDEVLAQVGLLDRGEDDVRGYSLGMRQRLAVASALLKEPELLILDEPANGLDPAGIREMRDLMRSLADAGMTVLLSSHILGEIQLICDHVTIVSAGRRVASGPVAEVLAGHDRHEWLVRVPEPERAAELLRAADLMVDERPDHLVVGGVSDAGEVSRLLGEQGLWVRELVPLRPDLESVFLELTDGGTHDGEAGA